From a single Sander vitreus isolate 19-12246 chromosome 4, sanVit1, whole genome shotgun sequence genomic region:
- the ddit3 gene encoding DNA damage-inducible transcript 3 protein, giving the protein MTAEWLHLPPPYTPGVGPLCGAELEAWYEDLQDILGSDTGGAKLARAPTCTEKEPEFLDVLESCSLTWLTDGGQTRGEGVQRATEGIQNAQPLHHTSSSSSSSSSSCMSPVVAEEQRAVADSGRSGDNLAGGASDLLPPEFFELLSEGGVGMVDPSGAVISGGYYYHHHQHHQANNVHPASPSASEEELPCVPDSPSCSSSASQSPSQNCSSPSSPVSSPSAYPSSCLGKRKRTTSERANSALSSFASSTQHTSSSLSSAKKSRKEREQENERKVQELTEQNERLKAEIERLGEEVQRTRRALIERLVNTRK; this is encoded by the exons ATGACTGCCGAGTGGCTACACCTGCCCCCGCCGTACACCCCTGGCGTGGGGCCGTTGTGTGGTGCAGAGCTGGAGGCGTGGTATGAGGACCTGCAGGATATTCTGGGCTCCGACACGGGAGGGGCAAAACTGGCACGTGCCCCCACGTGCACCGAG AAAGAGCCAGAGTTTCTGGATGTTCTGGAGAGTTGTTCTCTGACGTGGCTGACGGACGGAGGCCAGACGAGGGGCGAGGGTGTCCAGAGGGCAACAGAGGGGATCCAAAACGCCCAGCCTCTGCATCACacctcatcatcatcctcctcttcctcctcctcttgtaTGAGTCCAGTTGTTGCAGAAGAGCAGCGGGCGGTGGCTGACAGTGGGAGAAGTGGAGATAACTTGGCAGGAGGCGCCAGTGATCTGCTGCCTCCTGAGTTTTTCGAGTTGCTGAGTGAAGGAGGAGTGGGAATGGTGGATCCGAGCGGAGCGGTGATCAGCGGTGGCTATtattaccaccaccatcaacaCCACCAAGCTAATAATGTCCATCCTGCGTCTCCCTCAGCCAGCGAGGAGGAACTGCCCTGTGTCCCCGATTCCCCAtcctgctcctcctcagcctcccAGTCGCCATCTCAAAATTGTTCTTCTCCCTCCTCACCTGTCTCTTCTCCCTCTGCCTACCCGTCCTCTTGCCTGGGAAAACGCAAGAGGACCACCAGCGAGAGGGCCAACAGTGCCTTGTCCTCTTTTGCCTCCTCCACGCAGCACACATCCTCATCCTTGTCATCTGCCAAAAAGAGTCGCAAAGAAAGAGAGCAGGAGAACGAGAGGAAGGTACAGGAGCTGACGGAGCAGAACGAGCGCTTGAAAGCGGAGATTGAAAGGCTGGGAGAGGAGGTACAGAGGACACGTAGAGCTCTGATAGAGAGACTAGTCAACAccaggaaatga